gtttcttttttttttttttctcccgtCTGTTGGCCTTTTTCACGACTGACAAACAGCTGGTCAAGCACCGTATGCCGTAGAAGAGCTGGTGGAAATTAGGGTTTTCTTTTTCTCCTATTTTTCTCTGATCTTGCTGTCTTTCATGGTATTTCAGAGATTTGTCCTTTGATAGATTTATGTTCTAGAGAGGTAAAAGGAAGGTGTACACAGTGGATCAGAAGGAAaaccatcttttttttttttttttctatttcattGATCCCCTTTTCTTATGGAGAGGGAGTGCAAAGTCATGCATGGGGCGTTGACAATGaaacttctttttctttcttctctgaTGAAAATGCTACTGTAAATTTGCTTCAACGCTCTGTAGGTGGCTGAAGCTTaaagttcaatttatttttttcttttctctttttctttgccGAAAAGCTAACCGATAGCGACCTTCCCGATAAACCTTGATAAACCAAGAGCCAGAGAGATCATGTAGAAGAATAGAGAGATAAAAGAGAGAATAGAAAAGGTGTTTTTTTGGTTTTCCCATTTGGATGAGTTTTGGGGTTTGATGATCAGTAATAGTAGCAGCGTTAATAGTCCTGGTGGTGGGGTTTCAAAGATTGTGGCTGAGATTGTTACACACCGCAACACCATGCATAGCGGTGGCATAGCACATCAGCCACCAGTCATCACTTCATCGAttcccaaatcacccgccctctctctctctcttgtatGGCCCATCTTATAACACAGTTTTTCTTGATTCCTTGTATGCAATGTTGTTGCGGATTTTgcttttatgcttattgttgcTCTTGATAATGGCACTTAACTATTTTGCTTAATTTATTTGAATGCTAGTGCAGAAAGGCACCATGGATAGTCATGGTGATATGGGTCTACTTGGGGAACATTTTGATCCTAGTATAGCAGGGAGGATGAAGGAGGATGGTTACGAGAGCAAGTCTGGCAGTGATAATCTGGAAGGTGCATCTGGAGATGATCAGGAGGCTGGAGAGGATCAACGGACCCAGAAAAAGAAGTACCATAGGCATACTCCTAATCAAATACAAGAGCTTGAAACGTATTGCTTTATCTACTTGTTTATATTAAGAGATCTGTACGTGTGTTTTCTAAATGTTGATTGATGGTTTTTGCTAAGCGGGCTTTTTTGTTGCATGTTCCTGTCTTTGTAGTTTCTTTAAGCAGTGCCCTCATCCTGATGAAAAACAAAGAATGGAGCTTAGTAGGAGGCTTGGCTTGGAAAGCAAGCAAATCAAGTTTTGGTTCCAGAATAGGCGAACCCAAATGAAGGTAAAAGCTAAAATGTAGTTTgtcctttgattttttttccttcactTTTCATATAGGTACTGAAGATTTTCCAATTGATGATTTTGGAACCAGACCCAATTGGAACGTCATGAAAATATCATCCTTAGACAAGAGAATGATAAGCTTCGTGCTGAGAATGAGTTATTAAAGCAGAATATGACAGACCCAATTTGCAACAACTGTGGTAGCCCTGTGGTTCCCGGTCCGGTATCTTATGAGCAACAACAGTTAAGGATTGAAAATGCTCGACTCAACGATGAATTGGGTCGTGTTTATGCATTAGCCAATAAGTTCTTAGGTAGGCCTCTATCTTCGTCCAGCGGTCATGTCCCTCCCTTCGACTCAAATTCCAAGTTGGACCTTTCAGTTGGGAGAAATGGATATGGAGGTTTAGGCAGCATAGAGACGTCATTGCCAATTGGACTTGATTATAGTGATGGGCTCACAATGCCCTTAATGAAACCAATGACCAGTCCTATGCTCAATGAAGTTCCTTATGACAGATCTTTGTTTATAGATCTTGCATTGGCAGCCATGGATGAATTGATTAAGATAGCTCAGATCGATAGTCCTCTTTGGATGACCATGGATGGAGGGAAGGATGCCCTGAAGCATGAGGAGTATATGAGGACGTTTTCACCTTGTATTGGTGTGAAACCCAGCAGCTTTGTTACTGAGGCTACAAGAGAGACTGGAATAGTGATCATCAACAGCTTGGCTCTTGCTGAGACTTTGATGGACGTGGTATGTTATCGAACTCTTTATGCGATTTGGAGcttttaagaatttatttatgaaCTTGCCACTAGCTTTGATATCTGTTATTAGTTTTGTTTTTGTTAAATCTTTTTCCTAGTAACTTCATTATTATGGGCAATTTTTTTTGAGCTTCTAATGCATATCTTGTCATCTCATCCTTGTTGGTCTCACTGTGTTGGGTGAATCACTCTACTTAGATAGCTATAATATTGACTTGTGCCCATGATACATTTCTAGTGTTTGAATAGGTAACTTTAACTGTTTTTGTGAAAGTAGAATCGGTGGTTAGAAGCATTTCCTGGTCTGATTGCTAAAGCCTCCACAATTGATGTGATTTCGAGTGGCGTGGGTGGAACAAAAAATGGTGCTTTGCAATTGGTATGCTAATCTGCTAACTGTTTAGTTTTTAGCAGTAAAGCTGGAACTAATGCAGGTCCTATTTCCAGATGCATGCAGAGTTTCAAGTGGGTTCGCCCTTTGTCCCTGTGCGCCAAGTGAGGTTCCTTCGGTTCTGTAAGCAGCACGCGGAGGGCGTCTGGGCTGTGGTTGATGTCTCTATTGATGCAAACCAAGAAAGTTCCAATTCACACTCATTTGCTGCTTGCAGGAGATTCCCTTCTGGCTGCATTATGCAAGATATGCCCAATGGCTGCTCCAGGGTAACAGCTTATTCCTTGTGTagatttcttttatttgtatggcatatgtttatataCAATCTTTATCTGTCAGATATGAAAGTTCTTAATGGAGGATATTGTGATAACTAAAAGGTATATACAACCATTGCTAAATTTGAGTTAAGTTTAGATTTATCTCTTGGAATTTGGGAAATTGGAGCTGTTTTAttgagcttttttttttctggaattgttattattaacaacaTTGTGCACTAGTTGATGACATTACCCTAGTGAAATATCACAAATTTACCTAACAATCTGgacatttattataatataactaGGAAAGATGCTtcctttatttaaataatactgGTTCTTGAATTCCAATGCTAAGCTTGCTTATTGTCTGCACCCAGTCAACTTCTAAATTTGAAGTTGAGGAAATCAAGAGTGCTCTAATTTAATATGATTATACACACAGAGAGACATTTGaaatcaatataattatttgatTCCTTCATCTTGAATTTAGTATTTTCATAATCTTTCTGCTTAGGAAACCCTTGGAATTTACAATCTTTGACGTATAAAATATGCATATGATGTTTCTATTCCAGTCTTCTGCTGTATTggtggtttatttatttattcatttattgtcCACGAGGTCATATGGCCTGGATCCAGTctttatattgtaattttatatcCTTAGTTCCTGGAAATCTTACTTTTATCTTGTAAGAGAGGCCTCTATTTGGAAACTGTTTTGGAACTCTCTTTCATCTCGCCAATATTGTCCCCTTGTTGACTTTGTTCATCCTTTATCTCCGACTTCTCTATTTGACCATATAATATTAGTACATGAAAAATCTTTAAGCTTTTTTGTAGACAGTTGCTCTTGACATTGGTTACATTGCTAAAAGAATATATTGAGTTTTTAAGGTTCAATGAGGCTTGAGATTCTGAAGAGGTATGCTACTAGAAATTTGCTTTGGTATGTAGGACTGTAACAATATCTTTTTACTTGGGAATTTTTGAAGGATTTATAATCAACTATAACGGCAATTAAGAATCTCAATCAGATGGAATACTTGGATTATTGAATATCCTGGGTTTTCATACTCTTTCTTCATTATGGAAAATATGTTCGTTTCGATACATCAGATGAAAGTCTCCTGCACGGTAACTTTCTGTGATAGACTTGTCTAATACTGTTTCTCTCATATTCCCAAGCATAACTGGAGATGATAAACTTTCCTAAATTCATAGTGTCATAATAAACAAGTTAAACGTAGCTTCTAAAAGTTAGTTATCTTAAAAATCTTCTTGGAGTACTCTCTCAAAGTTCCAAGTAAATTGAGCTCCATAATTCCAAATGCAGGCATATATAAGCACATACCTGCATGTACAACTTACATTTGCGTGTTTATGCAAGATTGATGATTGTTAGTCAAATGCAGGTCACCTGGGTGGAACACTCGGAGTATGATGAGAGTGCAGTTCACCAACTCTATAGGTCAGTACTTAGTTCTGGCTTGGCCTTTGGTGCTCGGAGATGGGTTGCCACCCTACAGAGGTACTGTGAGTGTATGTCAATCCTTATGTCTCCAACCATTTCTGCTGAAGATCAGACAGGTCTTGCACTGCTATCTGacacttcatttttttttctattgggACATTTGATGGCAAATGTGTTTTATATCCTTGTCTAATACATCATACTATCATATGCTGCAGTTATAAATATAAGCGGCAAGAAAAGCATGCTAAAGTTAGCCCGGCGAATGGTGGATAACTTCTGTTCTGGAGTTTGTGCTTCATCTGTACACAAGTGGGATAAGCTTCTAGTTGGAAATGTGGGTGAAGATATGAGAATTCTGACTCGAAAGAATATTAATGACCCTGGCGAACCACCTGGTATTGTGTTGAGTGCTGCAACTTCTGTTTGGTTGCCAGTTATGCGAGATAGATTATTTGACTTCTTGCGCGATGAACGATCGAGGAGTGAATGGGACATTTTATCCCATGGCGGGATGATGCAGGAGATGGTCCACATTTCCAAGGGTCACAACCGTGGGAATTGTGTCTCTCTTTTGCGATCAACTGTGAGTTGTTACAATTCATGATCTAGTAAACAAAAGTGAATTTAGCATATTGGTTTTGAAGTGAATCATTTAGCCTCTCTCCAGTCTTCACTTCTGATAACATTTTATCAATTGTTGATGTGGCTTAATTTGCAGGCTGTTAGTCCAAACGCAAATGAAAACAGCATGATAATATTGCAAGAAACATGGAATGATGCCTCAAGCTCCCTGGTAGTGTATGCACCAGTCGACATTCAATCAATAAGTGTGGTGATGAATGGTGGAGATTCGACCTATGTGGCTCTCTTACCATCAGGATTTGTGATTCTTCCAGACGATACAAGCAGTCAAGGTGGTCCTAATTTCTCTAGTACCCTGGTCAAAAGGGACAGTGATGGGGGTGATGGAGGAGGGTCCATTCTTACAGTTGGATTCCAAATTTTGGTGAATAACCTTCCTACAGCTAAGCTCACAGTGGAATCAGTGGAGACGGTGAATAATCTTATATCCTGCACAATTCAAAGGATCAAAACAGTGCTTCAACTAACATAGCTGAAGGGGACATGGAATTACTCTTAGCTTAGTTGCCTTTACTGGGTTCTGGTTTTTGAACATACTTGCACATATAGTATGAAGAAAGTATAGCAGATAGAATGTGAAATGAAAGTGGAAGGAGCTAGTGATGATGATTGGCATAAAAGGGAAGGGGGGGGGGGGCTTCTAGTCAAGAACGAACCGCAAGTCGACAACTTTTTAGCTGGGTGGCGAAACAAACTGTGGATGGCTAGTTTTAAACAGTGGCGAAGTGCGGCGGGTTAGTGGTTCGGGTATTGACTTGGTCTGACCCGTCTTTTGTTTAATCTTACATAGAAAAACAAACCAACAATAGATAAACTCCTATTACATGGACTGTTTTAGGTTGTCTTTATGACATGTTTTGTTTGAAATGTTTCTTCTGGCTTTTTGCATTTGGCGACCTTAATTGTTATTGCGTAATATTTgagtttttttcatttaaagaaaaaagtgatttatttttagttattccaattattatatgtattccaaaaaaaaaaaacacatgtaTATGAGTACTAAGTGTCGAATGCCGGCATTAATTATGTGAATTCAAACCGAGAGATAACAGATCGCAATCGTTGGGCCTGGGCTTGGTTCTGGTTCTGCAATTTCAATTCTCTCTTTCAGGCTTAGGCCTGTACGTTTGCAATTCAAATCTTGTGTCTCGCTGCTCAATTTGCAAATTTCCTATTATCCCGTTATGGAAGAGCATTTGTTTTGCGCTCTCTGCATAACCCTAAGTCCTGGACACCATTATCGGATCATCCGCTGAATTGCTAATTTTCATTTCTTTGAATTATAAGTAAAGGAAGCCTTGATTAAAGACCCACAGTTCGTTAGATTAATGGATGCGAAGAAACATGGATACGAACATGGACACTGGACGGAGATTCCAAATTAGCCGTTGGCGTGATAGAGAAAGGGATGGATGCTGATGATACAAGGTCTtcttttatcattaattttccACCTGGGACAGTAATTACAGGATTGCCATGTGGAAATGGCAACGCTCATTGGTCACCTTATAAGGATATTTCTCGATATGATTTGAGGTAAAATGAGACTagagtgagcagtattcggtttaaatcggtttaaatcgaaaaaattgatcgaatcgaatcgatttaaaaatttagtttggttttttatacatatcggttcagttcgatttttaattttagaaatttcggttatttcggttcggttcggttttgattagaaaaaaaccgaaaaaatcgaaccgaattgattagtgataataatatgttttttcaataatatagagaaattaaatcattaaaatattttaattaaattttaaaatattaaaaataaaatgtaaaaaaaattattaaaaatcgaaaccgatcaaaccgaaccgaaccgaatcagaccggttcggttcgattcggtttctgaccaaaatcggatcggttcgattttcataaatactaaaatttcggttttcggtttattcggttcggttcggttttgaaccgaa
This Manihot esculenta cultivar AM560-2 chromosome 6, M.esculenta_v8, whole genome shotgun sequence DNA region includes the following protein-coding sequences:
- the LOC110616510 gene encoding homeobox-leucine zipper protein ANTHOCYANINLESS 2 isoform X1, whose product is MISNSSSVNSPGGGVSKIVAEIVTHRNTMHSGGIAHQPPVITSSIPKSPALSLSLKGTMDSHGDMGLLGEHFDPSIAGRMKEDGYESKSGSDNLEGASGDDQEAGEDQRTQKKKYHRHTPNQIQELETFFKQCPHPDEKQRMELSRRLGLESKQIKFWFQNRRTQMKTQLERHENIILRQENDKLRAENELLKQNMTDPICNNCGSPVVPGPVSYEQQQLRIENARLNDELGRVYALANKFLGRPLSSSSGHVPPFDSNSKLDLSVGRNGYGGLGSIETSLPIGLDYSDGLTMPLMKPMTSPMLNEVPYDRSLFIDLALAAMDELIKIAQIDSPLWMTMDGGKDALKHEEYMRTFSPCIGVKPSSFVTEATRETGIVIINSLALAETLMDVNRWLEAFPGLIAKASTIDVISSGVGGTKNGALQLMHAEFQVGSPFVPVRQVRFLRFCKQHAEGVWAVVDVSIDANQESSNSHSFAACRRFPSGCIMQDMPNGCSRVTWVEHSEYDESAVHQLYRSVLSSGLAFGARRWVATLQRYCECMSILMSPTISAEDQTVINISGKKSMLKLARRMVDNFCSGVCASSVHKWDKLLVGNVGEDMRILTRKNINDPGEPPGIVLSAATSVWLPVMRDRLFDFLRDERSRSEWDILSHGGMMQEMVHISKGHNRGNCVSLLRSTAVSPNANENSMIILQETWNDASSSLVVYAPVDIQSISVVMNGGDSTYVALLPSGFVILPDDTSSQGGPNFSSTLVKRDSDGGDGGGSILTVGFQILVNNLPTAKLTVESVETVNNLISCTIQRIKTVLQLT
- the LOC110616510 gene encoding homeobox-leucine zipper protein ROC5 isoform X3 — its product is MISNSSSVNSPGGGVSKIVAEIVTHRNTMHSGGIAHQPPVITSSIPKSPALSLSLKGTMDSHGDMGLLGEHFDPSIAGRMKEDGYESKSGSDNLEGASGDDQEAGEDQRTQKKKYHRHTPNQIQELETFFKQCPHPDEKQRMELSRRLGLESKQIKFWFQNRRTQMKTQLERHENIILRQENDKLRAENELLKQNMTDPICNNCGSPVVPGPVSYEQQQLRIENARLNDELGRVYALANKFLGRPLSSSSGHVPPFDSNSKLDLSVGRNGYGGLGSIETSLPIGLDYSDGLTMPLMKPMTSPMLNEVPYDRSLFIDLALAAMDELIKIAQIDSPLWMTMDGGKDALKHEEYMRTFSPCIGVKPSSFVTEATRETGIVIINSLALAETLMDVVTWVEHSEYDESAVHQLYRSVLSSGLAFGARRWVATLQRYCECMSILMSPTISAEDQTVINISGKKSMLKLARRMVDNFCSGVCASSVHKWDKLLVGNVGEDMRILTRKNINDPGEPPGIVLSAATSVWLPVMRDRLFDFLRDERSRSEWDILSHGGMMQEMVHISKGHNRGNCVSLLRSTAVSPNANENSMIILQETWNDASSSLVVYAPVDIQSISVVMNGGDSTYVALLPSGFVILPDDTSSQGGPNFSSTLVKRDSDGGDGGGSILTVGFQILVNNLPTAKLTVESVETVNNLISCTIQRIKTVLQLT
- the LOC110616510 gene encoding homeobox-leucine zipper protein ANTHOCYANINLESS 2 isoform X2, translating into MDSHGDMGLLGEHFDPSIAGRMKEDGYESKSGSDNLEGASGDDQEAGEDQRTQKKKYHRHTPNQIQELETFFKQCPHPDEKQRMELSRRLGLESKQIKFWFQNRRTQMKTQLERHENIILRQENDKLRAENELLKQNMTDPICNNCGSPVVPGPVSYEQQQLRIENARLNDELGRVYALANKFLGRPLSSSSGHVPPFDSNSKLDLSVGRNGYGGLGSIETSLPIGLDYSDGLTMPLMKPMTSPMLNEVPYDRSLFIDLALAAMDELIKIAQIDSPLWMTMDGGKDALKHEEYMRTFSPCIGVKPSSFVTEATRETGIVIINSLALAETLMDVNRWLEAFPGLIAKASTIDVISSGVGGTKNGALQLMHAEFQVGSPFVPVRQVRFLRFCKQHAEGVWAVVDVSIDANQESSNSHSFAACRRFPSGCIMQDMPNGCSRVTWVEHSEYDESAVHQLYRSVLSSGLAFGARRWVATLQRYCECMSILMSPTISAEDQTVINISGKKSMLKLARRMVDNFCSGVCASSVHKWDKLLVGNVGEDMRILTRKNINDPGEPPGIVLSAATSVWLPVMRDRLFDFLRDERSRSEWDILSHGGMMQEMVHISKGHNRGNCVSLLRSTAVSPNANENSMIILQETWNDASSSLVVYAPVDIQSISVVMNGGDSTYVALLPSGFVILPDDTSSQGGPNFSSTLVKRDSDGGDGGGSILTVGFQILVNNLPTAKLTVESVETVNNLISCTIQRIKTVLQLT